The following proteins are encoded in a genomic region of Streptomyces lunaelactis:
- a CDS encoding ABC transporter ATP-binding protein has protein sequence MSRDASSAAGAPQPMVRAQGLVKTYRAEGAEARAVRGVDLQVEPGEFVAVTGPSGAGKSTLLHLLGGLDRPDSGELWLDGRQVDSLSEARWAVLRRRSIGIVFQFFNLISNMTVADNIELPALLAGKSPRQARESCEELLAELSLESKRRSMPAELSGGEQQRVALARALVNHPRLLLADEPTGSLDSKGGRDVLRLLARFHQRGQTILLVTHDARAASTADRVIYFFDGQVVDDAVLGGPEHVPSTVADILRLKD, from the coding sequence ATGAGCCGGGACGCCTCCTCTGCTGCCGGTGCTCCGCAGCCAATGGTCAGGGCGCAGGGCCTGGTCAAGACATACCGTGCGGAAGGCGCCGAGGCCAGAGCCGTGCGTGGCGTCGATCTGCAGGTGGAGCCCGGCGAATTCGTTGCCGTCACCGGACCCTCGGGCGCCGGGAAATCCACGCTGCTGCATCTGCTGGGTGGCTTGGACCGCCCGGACAGCGGGGAACTCTGGCTGGACGGTCGCCAGGTCGACTCGCTGAGCGAGGCTCGCTGGGCAGTGCTACGCCGACGCAGCATCGGAATCGTCTTCCAGTTCTTCAACCTGATCTCCAACATGACCGTGGCCGACAACATCGAACTCCCGGCACTGCTGGCCGGCAAGAGTCCACGGCAGGCGAGGGAGAGCTGCGAGGAACTGCTCGCCGAGCTGAGCCTGGAGAGCAAGCGGCGCAGCATGCCCGCCGAGCTGTCCGGGGGCGAGCAGCAGCGGGTCGCGCTGGCCCGGGCCCTCGTCAACCACCCGCGCCTGCTCCTCGCCGACGAGCCGACCGGCAGCCTGGACAGCAAGGGCGGCCGCGATGTCCTGCGACTGCTGGCCCGCTTCCATCAGCGTGGCCAAACCATTCTGCTGGTCACGCACGACGCCAGGGCTGCCAGCACGGCGGACCGAGTGATCTATTTCTTCGACGGCCAAGTCGTCGACGATGCGGTCCTCGGCGGGCCTGAGCACGTGCCGAGCACTGTCGCCGACATCCTGAGACTCAAGGATTGA